TAGTGTCTATTTTGGGACGAACATCCATACGAGGATTGTGGCTGAGTTGGCTAATGTTCTTGGCATTCCGGTTGTTGATAATCCTGGAGCTTACCTTGGTGTTCCTGCTATTTGGGGGCGGTCGAAGAAACGTGGTCTTGCTTATATTAAGGGGCGCATCTTGGGGAAGCTTCAACGTTGGAAGCAAAATATTTTATCTCGTGCAGGGAAGGAAGTCTTGATTAAAGCGGTTGTCCAGGCCATTCTTGCCTATCCAATGAGTATTTTTAAGTTTCCTGCCATTGTGTGTCAAGATTTGGATGTGTTGGTCGCTGGATTTTGGTGGGGGAGTCTTGGACCGAAAAAGAAGACTCATTGGGTTTCGAAGACTGTTCTTGGACTTCCAAAGGATATGGGTGGTTTGGGTTTCTGGAGTTTTAGTGAATTTAATGATGCTCTGCTTGCAAAGCAGTGTTAGCGTCTGATTTTTGACCCGAACTCTTTTTGGGCCCGTGTGATCAAGGCCCATTATTTCCCGACATGTTCCTTTTGGGATGCCAAAAAAGGAGGGAGAGCCTCTTGAGCTTGGACTAGTCTTCTGGTGGGGCGAGAGGTTATTAGGAATGGATCTCATTGGCAAATTATAGGTGGTGAGAATGTTCGAGTTTGGGTGGATCGTTGACTCATTTCTCTCCCTGAGGGGTATCCAGTGCCGATTGGGGAAGTGGCAGTTTCTCCTAACCTACGGGTTAGTTCTCTTATTCGGCCTAAGACTCATGAACGAGACATTGGTTTTTTGTAGGCTTTTATTTCTGATGAGGAACAAACTACCATTAGACAAATTCCTATTGGGGATTTACGTCGTAATGATCGGTTAGTGTGGAATGCTCGTAAGAATGGCCATTTCTCAGTCAAATCGGGTTACCATTGGCTGCAAACGAGGTCTCTTGCATCGCAAGATCAAAGGCTTCAACGGGTTTGACTAGTTCCTAAGCAATTATGGAGAATTGTGTGGAATTTTTCGGGGCCTCCTAAGCTTTGACATTTCTTTTGGTTAACCTTGCATCATGGCCTTGTTACTAGGGCGGTTCTTTTTAATCGAAGGTATTCCCTCTCTCCAATTTGACCCATCTGCCTCTGTGAGGATGAATCTATTGAACATGTTTTCCTCCTTTGTCCGTGGGTGGCTGCAATTTGGTTTGGTGAAGCCCTTAACTATCGTGTGGATAGAGATGGTATTATCTCTTGGGTAACTTGGTTGCAAGCTGTTTTCTCTATTAACAATGGGTTCTTGTCTGATAGGAAACAGATGCAATCCTATATTGCCTTTACTTGTTGGTTTATTTGGAAAGCTAGATGTGATTTTGTTTTCAACCAGGTTCCCATTAATCCTACTAAGGTGCTGCTGGGACTTTTTTCTGCTGTGAATTCTTTCTGGGCTACGGTGGGTTTGTAGGAGCTTGCTCCTCCCTTGCCCATTACTCGGCATGTGCATGTTCAAGGGTGGCTTCCTCATTCTTCTCCTTGTTACAAAATTAATGTTGATGCGAGTTGGTCTAAGGTGCCTCAATCGGGGTTTGTTAGCATGGTTATTCGGGATGCGGGAGGGCGGTTTGTGGCGACGGCTAGATATGCCATTTTGTCCCTTAATGTTGCTACGGCAGAGGTTGTGGCTCTTCTGCATGGTGGTGGGCTTGGTTCCTCTTTGGGTTGTAACTCCATCATTATTGAATCGGATTCTCGTGAATCTATTGATTGTCTCTCTAGGGATTTTGATTCGGGCAGTTAGGAGGTTTTCCCTATATTGGCAAGAGTCAAGCAGGTGTGTGAAGCTTTCCAGTTCTGTCGCTGGTCTTGGGTGCCAAGATCAGCCAACATAGTGGCCTACTTTCTTGCGGCGTTTGATTTTACGGAGATGGGTGATCGGGTTTGGATTGACAGACCCCCATCTACGTTGGTTCACGTTTTGAACAAGGATGGTCTTCCttgtcctcattgattttgggTGACGGTGGTAGGGGTGACGCTCAATTCGGTTGGTGCGTCTTTTGTTTGTATCCTCTTTCATTGCTTTGTTCTAGTGTTGTTGGTGTGTTGTTAGCCTCTATGTAGGCTTTCCTGTTCTTGTTGGCTCTTGCCCTTGGAATGTTATTCCTTGtttccaaaaaaagaaaagaaaaaaaaaaagtcacccTAGTGTGTACacatagttttattaattaatgtCTTCTTTTATTGGTGACGCAATTCTTCCTGTAAGTGTTTGTAACTCTTGTCGGTTTAAAATGCCTTTAAACACCTTAAGGAGGTACCAAGCTCTTTTAAATGAGTTCTTTGT
This window of the Malus domestica chromosome 03, GDT2T_hap1 genome carries:
- the LOC139194342 gene encoding uncharacterized protein, whose amino-acid sequence is MAISQSNRVTIGCKRGNRCNPILPLLVGLFGKLDELAPPLPITRHVHVQGWLPHSSPCYKINVDASWSKVPQSGFVSMVIRDAGGRFVATARYAILSLNVATAEVVALLHGGGLGSSLGCNSIIIESDSRESIDCLSRDFDSGS